TCATCTCGATGTCGGGATAGTGCTGATGAAACGCGCCGATCACCGGAATGAACAGATCGCCGCCGAGCGGCGGAATGCCGATCGACAACTCGCCGCGCGCCACCGTCTCCAGATCGGCAAGCTCGTGCTGCAGCCGGGCGTAGGCGGCGAGCACGTCCTGTCCGCGCTCGAAGACGACCCGCCCGGCATCGGTCAACTGCAGACGTCGCCCCATGCCGCGCTCTTCGCGCAGCATCAGCGGCGTGCCAAGCTCGTCCTCGAGCGCCTTGACCATCTTGCTCACCGTGGGCTGCGTCACAAACAGCGCTTCGGCTGCCGCCGTGAAGCTCTGCTGTCGCACAACTTCCACAAAACCTCGTAACGCGCGCAGTTCCATCTTGGTTCTCTCGTTGGCACCCGTGTGGTGCGATTTGCCGAAAAGCCCCGCCCCGTAAGGCATTGGCATGCACCATTAGGGTTAATACTTAAATTATTCCAATTTGGAATTGATTTGATAATACTAATTCATTTTATTTATGTTGCGGTGCTTCCTATACTCCGTTCCATATTGATGCGAAAGCCCGGGAGTCCGCCATGACCAAGATGATCGCCAGCCGTCTGTACAGCCGCAGCAAGCGCGTGGTGGATGTGGTGTGGCAGATTGCGCTGCTCACGGGCATCTATCTGGTGGCCGATGCTGCATCGCGTCATTTTCATTTGCCGCTGCCGGGCGGCGTGCTGGGTCTGCTGACCGTGGTCGCGCTGCTCATGAGCGGCGTGCTCAAGACCGAAAAGATCAAGCGCGGCGCCGACTGGTTCCTGGCCGAGATGATCCTGTTCTTCGTGCCGATGGTCGCCGCCGTCATGCAATACACGGATCTGTTGCGCCACGAAGGCCTGCAACTGCTGGCCGTCATCGGGGTGGGCACGGTGCTCGTGATGGTCTCGACCGCGCTGGCCGTCGACCTCGCGTGCCGCGCCGAGCGCCGCTTCAAGCGAGCCCTCGTCCGCGTCCCCGCGCGCCGGGCACATGAGGCCCGTTGACTTGATGTGCGCGCTCGCTGCCGCATCTTCCAACGCCACCTCGTTCGCCATTCCCCATAACGCCTGCCGGGTCTTGCCATGAATCATACGGCGCTCCTGCTGCTCGTTCTCACGGTCGTGTTCTATTACGTGTCGAAGCGTCTCTATGCGCGCTTCGGCAAGGTATGGCTCGGCCCGGCGATTCTGGCCCCGGTGCTGCTCATTGCGGTGATGGTCGGCGGCGGCATCTCCTATACGACATACATCTCCGATTCGCGCTGGCTCGTGTGGCTGCTCGGTCCCACGACCATCGCGTTCGCGGTGCCGATCTACGAGCACCGCGACATCATTCGACGTCATGCTTTCGCGTTGAGCGTCGGGGTGCTCGTGGCGATGGTCGTGGCCGTGGGCAGTTCGTACCTGCTCGCCAGGCTGTTCGAATTGCCGCCCGAGATGGCGCGCAGCCTGCTGGCGCGCTCGATCTCCACGCCGTTCGCGCTCGCCGTGTCGGACCAGGTCGGCGGCTCGCGCGATCTGGTCGGCCTGTTCGTCATCATCACCGGCTTCATCGGCATGCTGCTCGGCGAGGCGTTGCTGTCCTGGCTGCCGCTGCGCACCCGCATGGCGCGCGGCGCGCCGTTCGGCGCGGGGGCTCATGGCTTCGGCACCGCCAAGGCGCGCCAGATCGGCAGCGAGGAAGGCGTGGTCGCCAGCCTCGTCATGATGATCAACGGCATTCTCATGGTGTTCGCGGCACCGCTGCTCACGCACTTGCCGTTCTGACGGCGGCGCGCTCGCACAAAATAACCCTTCGCGCGTCGCCTCCTGCGCCGACGCAGCGCCCGAGTTTTGCTACAATGCCGGGGTCTTGAGGAGCGTTGCGACAGCCGAAGTGCTGCCAGGCTCAAGATCCTTCCCATTGGCCCCGCCGGCCGCCGGTTCACTCCCGGAGCGTCAGGCGCGTGGGCCGCAAGAACGGCGCTCACGTCCCAACTATCTAGACTTTAGAGAAAGGAGGCGTGATGAACGCCGTAGTCGATTCGAAATTCTCCGATTTTCACGTAGCCGATATCAACCTCGCCGGCTGGGGCCGTAAAGAGCTGACCATCGCCGAGAGCGAAATGCCGGGTCTGATGGCCACGCGCGAGGAATTCAAGGCAAGCCAGCCGCTCAAGGGCGCGCGCATCGCCGGCTCGCTGCACATGACCATCCAGACCGGCGTGCTCATCGAGACGCTCGTCGCGCTGGGCGCCGAAGTGCGCTGGGCCTCGTGCAACATCTTCTCCACGCAGGATCATGCCGCGGCCGCCATCGCCGCCGCCGGCATTCCGGTGTTCGCATTCAAGGGCGAATCGCTCGACGAATACTGGGAATACAGCCATCGCATCTTCGAATGGCCGAACGGCGAATTCGCCAACATGATCCTCGACGACGGCGGCGACGCCACGCTGCTGCTGATTCTCGGCAGCAAGGCAGAGAAGGACATCTCGGTCGTCGGCAACCCGACCAACGAGGAAGAAGTTGCGTTGTACGCGTCGATCAAGCGTCACCTCGAAGTCGATCCGCGGTGGTACAGCAAGCGTCTGTCGCAGATCAAGGGCGTGACCGAAGAGACCACCACGGGCGTGCACCGTCTGTACCAGATGGAAAAGGACGGCACGCTGCCGTTCCCGGCCATCAACGTGAACGACTCGGTCACCAAGTCGAAGTTCGACAACCTGTACGGCTGCCGCGAGTCGCTCGTCGACGGCATCAAGCGCGCCACTGACGTCATGATCGCGGGTAAGATCGCCCTGGTGGCCGGCTACGGCGACGTGGGCAAGGGCTGCGCACAGAGCCTGCGCGGCCTGGGCGCCACGGTGTGGGTCACGGAAATCGATCCGATCTGCGCCCTGCAGGCCGCCATGGAAGGCTACCGCGTGGTGACGATGGAATACGCCGCCGACAAGGCCGACATCTTCGTGACGGCTACGGGCAACTTCCACGTGATCGATCACGACCACATGGCCGCGATGAAGCATCAGGCGATCGTGTGCAACATCGGTCACTTCGACTCGGAAATCAACGTGGCGTCGACCCGCAAGTACCAGTGGGAGAACATCAAGCCGCAGGTCGATCACATCATCTTCCCGGACGGCAAGCGCATCATTCTGCTGGCCGAAGGCCGTCTCGTGAACCTGGGCTGCGCCACGGGCCACCCGTCGTTCGTGATGAGCAACTCGTTCACCAACCAGACGCTCGCGCAGATCGAATTGTTCGTGCACGGCGCCAAGTACAAGAACAGCGTGTATGTGCTGCCGAAGCATCTGGATGAAAAGGTCGCGCGTCTGCACCTGGGCCGCATCGGTGCCGAGCTGACCGTGCTCACCGACGATCAGGCGAAGTACATCAGCGTCGACAAGAATGGCCCGTTCAAGCCGGCGCACTACCGCTACTGATCCGCCCGCCGCTCCCGGCCGGGACTTCGCACGGAGGGGTGCGACGTGCCGGCAAGGGACGGCGTGACGGCATGGCCGCGCGGTGTCGTCAGTTGCCGCCGCGCGCGCCATGCGTGATTTCCCCACCACCGGTGCCGGGACATTCGTCCCGCACCGGCTTGTTTATCGGAGCTTGCCATGCGTCTGCTGCTGATTTGGCTCATCAATGCCATCGCGCTTCTCGTCCTGCCGTACATCGTGTCCGGCGTCCAGCTCAAGAGCATCGGGACGGCGCTGATCGTTGCGGTCGTGCTTGGTCTGATCAACGCCTTCCTGCGCCCGCTGCTTGTCGTGCTCACGCTGCCGGTCACGGTGCTCACGCTCGGGCTGTTCATCTTCGTGATCAACGCCTTGCTGTTCTGGCTGGCCGCGAACGTGGTGAAGGGCTTCGAAGTCTCGGGCTTCTGGGCGGCGCTGTTCGGCTCGCTCCTGTACAGCCTGATCTCGTGGATTCTGTCGGCGCTGGTGTTCGGCGAGCGTGCCACCAACAACGTGTAGTTTCGACGCGCATCCGCGCATGCCGTCGATCGCTCTTCGCAGGACCTTCGCAGGAATTCCGTAGTCATGTCGCAAGCGCTTCGCGCCGACCAGGCGCTCGTATCGAGAGGATTGGCCGCTTCGCGCACCGCCGCGCAGCGTCTGATCGACGCCGGGCGCGTGTATTACGCCGGCACCGAAACGGCGCTGAAGAAAGCCAGCCAGATGGTGGCGGACGACGAGCGCATCGAAGTGCGCGCGGCGGCCGACGGCCTGCCCGGCGAAGACCGCTATGTATCGCGCGGCGGCCTGAAGCTGGCCGGCGCGCTGGCCGGCACGGGACTCGACGCGTCCGGGCGCGTGGCGCTCGACGTCGGTCTGTCGACCGGCGGCTTTGCCGATTGTCTGCTGCAGGCGGGCGCGGCCCAGGTGCTCGGCGTCGACGTCGGCCATGGGCAACTGCATCGGCGTCTGGCCGGCGAGGCGCGGCTCGTGTCGCTCGAAGGCGTCAATGCGCGACATCTCTCGCGCGAGATGCTCGACGAGCGCTTGACCGGCCTGGCGGCGGCCGCGGGAGAAGGGGCGCAAGCGATGAAGGCCGTGCCGGAAGCCGGCTTCGACCTGATCGTGGGCGACGTGTCGTTCATCTCGCTCACACTCGTGCTCCCCGCGCTCGCACCGCTGCTGGCGGCGAGCGGCGACCTGCTGATGCTGGTCAAGCCGCAGTTCGAAGTGGGCCGCGAACACATCGGCCGAGGTGGCCTCGTGCGGGATGCCGCGCAATATGCGCTAGTAGAGACAAAGATCCGCACCGCCTGCGAAGGCCTGGGACTGACGGTGGCCGCATGGC
The Pandoraea pulmonicola DNA segment above includes these coding regions:
- a CDS encoding CidA/LrgA family protein → MTKMIASRLYSRSKRVVDVVWQIALLTGIYLVADAASRHFHLPLPGGVLGLLTVVALLMSGVLKTEKIKRGADWFLAEMILFFVPMVAAVMQYTDLLRHEGLQLLAVIGVGTVLVMVSTALAVDLACRAERRFKRALVRVPARRAHEAR
- a CDS encoding LrgB family protein, yielding MNHTALLLLVLTVVFYYVSKRLYARFGKVWLGPAILAPVLLIAVMVGGGISYTTYISDSRWLVWLLGPTTIAFAVPIYEHRDIIRRHAFALSVGVLVAMVVAVGSSYLLARLFELPPEMARSLLARSISTPFALAVSDQVGGSRDLVGLFVIITGFIGMLLGEALLSWLPLRTRMARGAPFGAGAHGFGTAKARQIGSEEGVVASLVMMINGILMVFAAPLLTHLPF
- the ahcY gene encoding adenosylhomocysteinase encodes the protein MNAVVDSKFSDFHVADINLAGWGRKELTIAESEMPGLMATREEFKASQPLKGARIAGSLHMTIQTGVLIETLVALGAEVRWASCNIFSTQDHAAAAIAAAGIPVFAFKGESLDEYWEYSHRIFEWPNGEFANMILDDGGDATLLLILGSKAEKDISVVGNPTNEEEVALYASIKRHLEVDPRWYSKRLSQIKGVTEETTTGVHRLYQMEKDGTLPFPAINVNDSVTKSKFDNLYGCRESLVDGIKRATDVMIAGKIALVAGYGDVGKGCAQSLRGLGATVWVTEIDPICALQAAMEGYRVVTMEYAADKADIFVTATGNFHVIDHDHMAAMKHQAIVCNIGHFDSEINVASTRKYQWENIKPQVDHIIFPDGKRIILLAEGRLVNLGCATGHPSFVMSNSFTNQTLAQIELFVHGAKYKNSVYVLPKHLDEKVARLHLGRIGAELTVLTDDQAKYISVDKNGPFKPAHYRY
- a CDS encoding phage holin family protein; its protein translation is MRLLLIWLINAIALLVLPYIVSGVQLKSIGTALIVAVVLGLINAFLRPLLVVLTLPVTVLTLGLFIFVINALLFWLAANVVKGFEVSGFWAALFGSLLYSLISWILSALVFGERATNNV
- a CDS encoding TlyA family RNA methyltransferase; the encoded protein is MSQALRADQALVSRGLAASRTAAQRLIDAGRVYYAGTETALKKASQMVADDERIEVRAAADGLPGEDRYVSRGGLKLAGALAGTGLDASGRVALDVGLSTGGFADCLLQAGAAQVLGVDVGHGQLHRRLAGEARLVSLEGVNARHLSREMLDERLTGLAAAAGEGAQAMKAVPEAGFDLIVGDVSFISLTLVLPALAPLLAASGDLLMLVKPQFEVGREHIGRGGLVRDAAQYALVETKIRTACEGLGLTVAAWLDSPIAGGDGNREFFVHARRAA